In Fibrobacter sp. UWB15, the following proteins share a genomic window:
- a CDS encoding alpha-amylase/4-alpha-glucanotransferase domain-containing protein produces the protein MKPTLSFVLQLPPSTAYAKLESVVENLLSGVCMMLDSGKVKFSLFMDGPTIEVANKVARPLMFGKLRHAIEDGSLELLGGGFYDPMLPLFPTELQSMQLKKHGKLLWKHFGIEPSGYFNSSMVWEMEMTELLAKHRFEYALVQEASLQDALGRTTPVSGWYTVEDKGSFMRVVPVSQKLSDAIANDDFQWEQIAELYCRDGKSAVVGLNIPPQPGDIIPFFERLIEFVEMNEISTKTVASLVADQSSEGRVSFLLSSGSKIGLPAAAKTCRELLIRRPEVNLLHKMLLSQFHRAAAFLKGHERDEFFEMLLPAMSPIYYRDMQDSEGMRTPMVRWWGSRFLLQAANRLTDLVSFDGIRLDIADFMLEGNKCIWAENHSYSFLLNYLDGGILNILNAKAAENSILDAWRDDGNPSAGFVDFMIPNVELKAEKLDQILSDREGVLSARYEYQIKRHDAGTDIALLSDQHPVLGTQTCDLHVEKTFGLSSTGSEFSVEYKLTNNSPEALKGFFGTLLDTGLLACGYTAKDILVDGVPLMFNFRDPLIFPDASKFEISDMVTSSKIQLEFEKKTSLLISPIFGASALAAPEALQGIRVFPFQKVNLAGQSECSLSLTVKISKR, from the coding sequence ATGAAACCGACGTTATCGTTTGTGTTGCAGTTGCCGCCATCGACGGCGTATGCAAAACTTGAATCTGTTGTAGAGAATTTGCTCTCGGGCGTCTGCATGATGCTCGATTCGGGCAAGGTGAAGTTTTCGCTTTTCATGGACGGCCCGACTATTGAGGTTGCAAACAAGGTTGCGCGTCCGCTGATGTTTGGCAAGTTGCGTCACGCAATCGAAGACGGTTCGCTTGAACTTTTAGGCGGAGGCTTTTACGACCCGATGCTCCCGCTGTTCCCGACGGAACTCCAGTCCATGCAACTCAAGAAGCATGGCAAGTTGTTGTGGAAACATTTCGGTATCGAACCTTCGGGCTATTTCAATTCCTCGATGGTTTGGGAAATGGAGATGACCGAACTTCTGGCCAAGCACCGTTTTGAATACGCACTTGTGCAGGAAGCCTCGCTCCAGGACGCCCTGGGTCGTACCACTCCTGTTTCAGGTTGGTACACTGTAGAAGACAAGGGCTCCTTTATGCGTGTGGTTCCGGTTTCGCAGAAATTGTCCGATGCCATTGCGAATGATGACTTCCAGTGGGAACAGATTGCGGAACTTTATTGCCGTGATGGCAAGTCTGCGGTAGTCGGCTTGAACATTCCTCCGCAGCCGGGCGATATTATTCCATTCTTTGAACGCCTGATTGAATTTGTGGAAATGAACGAAATTTCGACAAAGACCGTCGCCAGTCTCGTTGCGGATCAAAGTTCCGAAGGCCGCGTCAGTTTCTTGTTGTCGTCGGGGAGTAAGATTGGCTTGCCTGCAGCTGCCAAGACCTGCCGTGAACTTTTGATTAGAAGACCCGAAGTCAACTTGCTACACAAGATGCTCCTGTCGCAGTTCCACCGTGCGGCGGCATTCCTTAAGGGCCATGAACGCGATGAATTCTTCGAGATGCTTCTGCCAGCCATGTCGCCTATTTATTACCGCGACATGCAGGATAGCGAAGGCATGCGTACACCGATGGTCCGTTGGTGGGGCTCTCGCTTTTTGCTACAGGCCGCTAACCGATTGACCGATCTGGTTTCCTTTGACGGTATTCGCCTGGATATTGCAGACTTCATGCTGGAAGGCAACAAGTGCATCTGGGCCGAGAACCATTCCTATTCGTTCTTGCTGAACTATCTGGATGGCGGTATTCTGAATATCTTGAATGCCAAGGCCGCCGAGAACAGCATTCTGGATGCTTGGCGAGATGATGGTAACCCTTCGGCGGGTTTCGTGGACTTCATGATACCCAATGTGGAACTGAAGGCGGAAAAGCTGGACCAGATTCTATCTGACCGCGAAGGAGTCCTTTCTGCCCGTTACGAATACCAGATCAAACGTCACGATGCGGGTACCGACATCGCCCTGCTGTCTGACCAGCACCCGGTGCTTGGAACACAGACTTGCGATCTTCATGTAGAAAAGACCTTCGGACTTTCGTCTACGGGTTCTGAATTTTCAGTAGAGTATAAGCTCACGAACAATTCCCCCGAGGCGTTAAAGGGTTTCTTCGGTACACTTCTGGACACGGGGCTTCTTGCCTGCGGTTATACAGCTAAGGATATCCTGGTAGATGGAGTTCCCTTGATGTTCAACTTCCGCGATCCGCTTATTTTCCCGGATGCGTCCAAGTTTGAAATCTCGGATATGGTGACCAGTTCAAAGATTCAACTTGAATTCGAAAAAAAGACTTCGCTGCTGATTTCGCCCATATTCGGCGCATCGGCTCTTGCCGCTCCTGAAGCCTTGCAGGGAATCCGCGTGTTCCCGTTCCAGAAAGTGAATCTCGCTGGCCAGTCCGAATGCTCGTTAAGCTTGACGGTTAAGATTTCCAAGAGGTAA
- a CDS encoding citrate synthase, whose protein sequence is MSDNAILSYNGKSIELPVVEGAENEHGLDICKLRKETGLVTLDYGYLNTGSTRSAITYVDGEHGILRYRGYSIEDLAEKATFPETAWLLIYGELPTQQQLARFRTLLTENSLLHENLLHFFRQMPPSAHPMGILSSIVNAVGLFTPRFYDDENIADVFDLTTASLISKIRTIAAFSYKASIGEPFVYPEAERSYCSNFLNMMFSSKARSYHPDPIMEKALNTLLIVHADHEQNCSTSTVRMVGSSHANLYASICAGICALWGPLHGGANQAVLETLLRIQQSGMTIEQVMDKAKDKNDPFRLSGFGHRVYKSYDPRAKVLKKLMYQVFEREHFHDPLLDIALKLEEAALKDDYFIERKLYPNVDFYSGILYRAMGIPTNMLTVMFAIGRLPGWIAHWKEMHDDPNSKINRPRQIYTGHTARPWVDRDKR, encoded by the coding sequence ATGTCCGACAACGCCATTTTAAGTTACAACGGAAAGAGCATCGAGCTCCCTGTTGTTGAAGGTGCTGAAAACGAACACGGTCTCGACATCTGCAAACTCCGCAAGGAAACCGGCCTGGTGACCTTGGATTACGGCTACCTGAACACCGGTAGCACCCGAAGCGCCATCACTTACGTGGACGGCGAACACGGAATCCTGCGTTACCGCGGCTACAGTATCGAAGACCTGGCCGAAAAGGCAACCTTCCCCGAAACCGCTTGGCTTCTGATTTACGGAGAACTGCCGACTCAGCAGCAGCTGGCGCGTTTCCGCACGTTGTTGACCGAGAATTCACTCCTCCACGAAAACCTTCTGCACTTCTTTAGGCAGATGCCGCCGAGTGCCCACCCGATGGGTATTCTGAGCTCCATCGTGAACGCCGTGGGCCTGTTTACGCCGCGTTTCTACGACGACGAAAACATCGCCGACGTGTTCGACCTCACGACCGCAAGCCTGATTTCGAAAATCCGCACGATTGCCGCCTTCTCTTACAAGGCGAGCATCGGCGAACCGTTCGTGTACCCCGAAGCGGAACGCAGCTACTGCAGCAACTTCCTGAACATGATGTTCAGCAGCAAGGCTCGTTCCTACCACCCCGATCCGATTATGGAAAAGGCACTGAACACGCTTCTGATTGTACACGCCGACCACGAGCAGAACTGCTCTACGTCTACGGTGCGTATGGTGGGGAGCTCTCATGCTAACTTGTACGCAAGTATCTGCGCGGGCATTTGCGCCCTGTGGGGCCCGCTCCATGGCGGTGCAAACCAGGCCGTGCTCGAAACGCTCCTCCGCATCCAGCAGAGCGGCATGACGATCGAACAGGTGATGGACAAGGCCAAGGACAAGAACGACCCGTTCCGTCTTTCCGGTTTTGGTCACCGCGTGTACAAGAGCTACGACCCGCGCGCCAAGGTGCTCAAGAAGCTTATGTACCAGGTGTTCGAACGCGAACACTTCCACGACCCGCTTCTGGACATCGCGCTCAAGCTCGAAGAAGCCGCCCTCAAAGACGACTACTTCATCGAACGCAAGCTCTACCCGAACGTGGACTTCTACTCGGGCATTCTCTACCGCGCCATGGGCATTCCGACGAACATGCTTACGGTGATGTTCGCCATCGGCCGACTCCCCGGCTGGATCGCCCACTGGAAAGAAATGCACGACGATCCGAATTCCAAGATCAACCGTCCGCGCCAGATCTATACGGGCCACACCGCCCGCCCCTGGGTCGACCGCGACAAAAGGTGA
- a CDS encoding HU family DNA-binding protein yields the protein MANITKQALIQEIAKSTGFVRNDIKTVIEQFLDLLGEKLIEGNTIEIRGFGTFACKPRKARPARNPRTGETVLIEERMVPSFKFSNDIKDKINSIEALVEGANAKLESEETQVSDATSSSVM from the coding sequence GTGGCAAATATAACTAAACAAGCACTGATTCAAGAGATCGCCAAGTCCACCGGATTTGTGCGTAACGATATTAAGACCGTCATCGAGCAGTTTCTCGACCTTCTGGGCGAAAAGCTGATCGAAGGCAACACCATCGAAATTCGTGGTTTCGGCACCTTTGCCTGCAAGCCCCGCAAGGCTCGCCCGGCTCGCAATCCCCGCACCGGCGAAACAGTCTTGATCGAAGAACGCATGGTTCCCTCGTTCAAGTTCAGTAACGACATCAAGGACAAAATCAATTCTATTGAAGCCCTGGTCGAAGGTGCAAACGCCAAACTTGAATCTGAAGAAACTCAAGTCAGCGACGCCACTTCTTCTTCCGTCATGTAG
- a CDS encoding phospholipid-binding protein MlaC, which produces MFKKILIAIACASLVAFAAEDPVAAIKKKDAELQTLLKKSSRNAKETERVKSLLSDSFDFALLAKKSLSANDWKAQDATSQEKFVTEFQRMVRNSSAKRLELYRADSTIYEPAKMKGDNEARVVAHLWNKGKESVLEYKMSLVDGKWMAWDLVIDDLSTARNYKDQFSQILKTKSFAELIDIISKKADESEK; this is translated from the coding sequence ATGTTTAAGAAAATTTTAATTGCCATTGCCTGCGCCTCTTTGGTTGCTTTTGCTGCCGAAGACCCGGTTGCGGCAATCAAGAAAAAGGATGCGGAGCTTCAGACCCTTTTGAAGAAGTCCAGCCGTAATGCAAAGGAGACGGAGCGCGTCAAGAGCCTGCTCAGCGATTCTTTTGATTTCGCTCTGCTTGCCAAGAAGTCCCTTTCTGCAAATGACTGGAAGGCTCAGGATGCAACTTCGCAAGAAAAGTTTGTCACAGAATTCCAACGCATGGTCCGTAACTCCAGTGCAAAGCGACTGGAACTCTACCGCGCCGATTCTACGATTTATGAACCAGCCAAAATGAAGGGTGACAACGAAGCCCGCGTGGTGGCGCACCTTTGGAACAAGGGCAAGGAATCGGTTCTGGAATACAAGATGAGCTTGGTCGATGGCAAGTGGATGGCCTGGGACTTGGTAATCGACGATCTCTCTACCGCCCGCAATTACAAGGACCAGTTCTCGCAGATTCTTAAGACCAAGAGCTTTGCGGAACTGATTGATATCATCAGCAAAAAAGCTGATGAATCGGAGAAGTAA
- a CDS encoding pseudouridine synthase: MPALTLDRLLASIGFGSRKESRALVRMGMVELDGKVLDDPFMEFKERPEFITVNGEEVPTIEKLYIMMDKPLDVECSHNARDHQSVFELLPDRFTAMGIQTVGRLDADSSGLLLFSNQGDFIHKVESPKKGYLKKYRVTLARPFTEEQKAELLRGVMLKDERRPVLARALEVDGDSVLISIGEGLYHQVRRMFAAVGNHVETLKREAIGPVVLDSTLGKGGWRYMTEEEVASLT, translated from the coding sequence ATGCCTGCTTTGACTTTGGATAGGCTGCTGGCCTCGATTGGTTTTGGTTCCCGCAAAGAAAGCCGAGCCCTTGTCCGTATGGGCATGGTGGAACTGGACGGCAAGGTCCTTGATGACCCGTTTATGGAATTCAAGGAAAGGCCTGAATTCATCACGGTGAATGGTGAAGAAGTTCCGACGATCGAGAAACTCTACATCATGATGGACAAACCGCTGGATGTGGAATGCAGCCATAATGCCCGCGACCACCAGTCGGTGTTCGAGCTGTTGCCCGACCGTTTTACGGCCATGGGAATCCAGACGGTGGGGCGCTTGGATGCGGATTCCTCGGGCTTGTTGCTGTTCTCGAACCAGGGAGACTTCATTCACAAGGTGGAAAGTCCCAAGAAGGGTTACCTCAAGAAGTATCGCGTGACTCTTGCCAGACCCTTTACCGAAGAACAGAAAGCTGAACTTTTGCGCGGCGTGATGCTTAAAGACGAAAGAAGGCCGGTGCTTGCACGGGCCTTAGAGGTTGACGGTGATTCCGTCTTAATTTCAATTGGCGAAGGTTTGTACCACCAGGTCCGCAGAATGTTTGCGGCAGTGGGAAACCATGTAGAAACACTTAAGCGTGAAGCCATCGGCCCTGTGGTGTTGGACTCGACCCTTGGCAAGGGCGGATGGCGCTACATGACGGAAGAAGAAGTGGCGTCGCTGACTTGA
- a CDS encoding type II toxin-antitoxin system RelB/DinJ family antitoxin, translating into MAIVSVRMEDETKKKFETFCDSVGITVSAAVNMFVKMTIREDRLPFDVKGHSFEPLGKVVQTKGVD; encoded by the coding sequence ATGGCAATAGTAAGCGTACGAATGGAAGACGAAACAAAGAAAAAGTTCGAAACGTTCTGTGATTCCGTAGGAATTACTGTTTCGGCTGCAGTAAACATGTTCGTAAAAATGACAATCCGCGAAGACCGGTTGCCGTTTGATGTCAAAGGACATTCGTTTGAACCGCTGGGAAAGGTTGTTCAGACGAAAGGCGTTGACTAG
- a CDS encoding TolC family protein, translated as MFRVLTVLLMASFALAGEIRYSLEQFVNEGLAVDPQVAELKYGTEAKKNQIRKLKAEAILPTFYVGMMVGPAPGLKNELQNGDTVEVYDFTKMGPFWGVQARFVQPLNLGQYRAGKMALEADLQQKSFDIENQVHKKDVELQTYYYNYLLAKEMIRIAGDAQSKVDEAYEKLEEALDDDDPNVSQMDLLNLKAKMHTVKEGVSEANLGMKRVMLAIRFSLKMDENDSFVAADSVLVPRTEPLPSLDEVRNMTLKYHPELRQLSAGIRARRIQMDLAEAKLAPEFFVMGEIEYVKSWAGNRSVLQKSAFAEDAVNKLDGVLGVGVRYNLNFWKNWEGYRSARTDMRGLQLKESYASDGLMAKAEEQYYMVVAAKEKLDAMKESLRASEGILKGAAMQYDLDKSKTGDLVSAYTQNITMQKDYYFAVCSYNVEFAQLIAKMGMSLKDFHTIYMNQ; from the coding sequence ATGTTCCGTGTGTTGACAGTTCTTTTGATGGCGTCTTTTGCGCTTGCCGGTGAAATCCGGTATAGTTTGGAACAGTTTGTCAATGAGGGACTTGCTGTGGATCCGCAGGTGGCAGAACTCAAATATGGCACCGAAGCGAAGAAAAACCAGATTCGCAAATTGAAAGCCGAAGCCATTTTGCCGACTTTTTACGTGGGCATGATGGTGGGCCCTGCTCCCGGTTTAAAGAATGAACTGCAGAATGGCGATACGGTAGAAGTTTACGATTTTACCAAGATGGGGCCGTTCTGGGGTGTACAGGCAAGATTCGTACAGCCGTTGAACTTGGGACAGTACCGTGCCGGGAAAATGGCCCTGGAAGCGGACTTGCAACAAAAAAGTTTTGATATCGAGAACCAGGTCCACAAAAAGGATGTGGAACTGCAGACCTATTACTACAATTACCTTTTGGCTAAAGAAATGATTCGCATTGCGGGCGATGCTCAGTCCAAGGTAGATGAAGCATACGAAAAACTTGAAGAGGCCCTGGACGATGACGATCCGAATGTGTCCCAAATGGACCTTTTGAACCTGAAGGCGAAAATGCATACGGTTAAAGAAGGAGTTTCCGAAGCCAATTTGGGAATGAAGCGCGTGATGCTTGCGATTCGTTTTTCGCTGAAAATGGACGAAAACGATTCCTTCGTGGCGGCCGATTCCGTGTTGGTTCCGCGAACGGAACCCCTGCCTTCCTTGGATGAAGTCCGTAACATGACGTTGAAATACCACCCAGAACTGCGCCAGCTTTCTGCGGGAATTCGTGCCCGCCGAATCCAGATGGATTTGGCCGAGGCTAAACTTGCCCCGGAGTTCTTTGTGATGGGCGAAATTGAATATGTCAAGAGCTGGGCTGGTAACAGAAGCGTCTTGCAGAAAAGTGCTTTTGCAGAAGATGCCGTGAACAAGCTTGACGGTGTTCTCGGGGTAGGCGTTCGCTACAACCTGAATTTCTGGAAAAACTGGGAAGGTTACCGTTCTGCCCGTACAGACATGCGCGGTCTCCAGCTAAAGGAATCCTATGCTTCTGATGGCCTAATGGCCAAGGCCGAAGAGCAGTATTATATGGTAGTTGCGGCTAAAGAAAAGCTTGACGCCATGAAAGAAAGTTTGCGTGCCTCCGAGGGTATTCTGAAGGGGGCTGCCATGCAGTATGATTTGGATAAGTCCAAAACAGGTGATTTGGTTTCGGCTTATACGCAAAATATTACGATGCAGAAAGATTACTATTTTGCGGTATGCTCTTACAATGTGGAATTTGCCCAATTAATCGCAAAAATGGGCATGTCGCTGAAAGATTTCCACACGATTTATATGAATCAGTGA
- a CDS encoding tRNA-dihydrouridine synthase yields MDGVTDAPFRRLCRVLSGNRMGLLVSEFVPTDGDAVFCLDGHKQLKFFPEERPFGVQIFGRFPDRMAAAAKKIAENLHPEFIEVNAGCPAPKVAGKGSGSGLLRDLPRLQEILRDVKAALDSSSADIPLTLKCRIGWDDESINVMETLAIAEGEGVEMLTVHGRTRLQGYNGLANWEWIGKVAAAAKIPVIGNGDVNSVAVARERLETYGVSGVSIGRGAMHNPWIFGQIADAWEGKPEKEISASEALDVFPLYYKFKLEDGSTEMGALGRLKQLGARLCKGFCQEGCGDEAGMHVRQTLLTAQTPQEFFERLEVLRNGVVKSMRYDPNRLVNLNGAKETELRFGDQFAGR; encoded by the coding sequence ATGGATGGGGTGACGGATGCTCCTTTCCGTAGACTTTGCCGCGTCTTGTCGGGAAATCGCATGGGACTCCTGGTATCGGAGTTTGTGCCGACGGACGGCGATGCCGTATTCTGCCTAGACGGCCACAAGCAGCTGAAGTTTTTCCCCGAGGAAAGGCCTTTCGGGGTACAAATCTTTGGAAGGTTCCCTGACCGAATGGCCGCTGCCGCCAAAAAAATTGCCGAAAACCTGCACCCGGAGTTTATCGAGGTGAATGCGGGGTGCCCGGCGCCGAAGGTGGCTGGGAAGGGGAGCGGTTCTGGACTTTTGCGAGACCTGCCGCGATTGCAGGAAATTTTGCGCGATGTTAAAGCCGCGCTCGATTCTTCGAGTGCCGATATCCCGCTGACGCTCAAGTGCCGAATTGGCTGGGACGACGAAAGCATTAACGTGATGGAAACGCTTGCGATTGCCGAGGGCGAAGGAGTCGAAATGCTCACGGTGCATGGCCGTACCCGCTTGCAGGGGTACAACGGCCTTGCCAACTGGGAATGGATTGGCAAGGTCGCGGCCGCGGCCAAGATTCCCGTGATTGGCAACGGCGACGTGAACAGTGTGGCGGTTGCCCGCGAGCGACTTGAAACCTATGGTGTATCGGGCGTGTCCATTGGCCGCGGCGCCATGCACAACCCGTGGATTTTTGGACAAATTGCCGATGCCTGGGAAGGTAAGCCTGAAAAAGAAATTTCTGCCAGCGAAGCTCTGGACGTGTTCCCGCTTTACTACAAGTTCAAACTTGAAGACGGCTCTACCGAAATGGGGGCTCTAGGCCGCCTGAAACAGTTGGGTGCAAGACTATGCAAGGGCTTTTGCCAAGAAGGATGTGGTGACGAAGCCGGCATGCATGTGCGACAGACGCTCCTTACCGCGCAGACACCGCAGGAATTTTTCGAGCGCCTAGAGGTGTTGAGAAATGGCGTTGTAAAATCGATGCGCTATGATCCGAATCGCTTAGTAAACCTGAATGGAGCCAAGGAAACCGAATTGAGGTTTGGCGACCAGTTTGCAGGACGGTAA
- a CDS encoding lytic transglycosylase domain-containing protein, which translates to MKSNVRISKLTFAIALVFCFGALGLFVSYWFARQAEIKVLVEREAALRADIEQLSAWGKWTVDYVKISRALDYLSKGRLSEEQREMLTEQLWQISRSYVTDPLLILAVVAQESRGNPNARGRKQSGAYSGALGLMQIKLETAKKMGEPFGLQIETEEDLLKPEINVTVGTAYLIRLISKYGNWKDALIAYNLGHSAVDRMLQSGKPLPTKYYEHVISKYRKLTELDFKTSDQQPVYDDQWQME; encoded by the coding sequence GTGAAAAGTAACGTTCGCATATCCAAGCTCACGTTTGCCATAGCCCTGGTGTTTTGCTTCGGGGCTTTGGGACTTTTTGTGTCTTATTGGTTTGCCCGTCAGGCCGAAATCAAGGTGCTTGTGGAACGGGAAGCCGCCTTGCGCGCCGATATCGAGCAGTTGAGTGCATGGGGCAAGTGGACCGTTGATTATGTCAAGATTAGCCGGGCTCTCGATTACCTTTCAAAAGGCCGCCTGAGTGAAGAGCAACGAGAAATGCTGACTGAACAGCTGTGGCAGATTTCAAGGTCTTATGTCACGGACCCGTTGCTTATTTTGGCAGTGGTCGCGCAAGAAAGCCGTGGTAACCCCAATGCTCGTGGTCGTAAACAGTCCGGAGCCTATTCGGGAGCGCTCGGACTTATGCAAATCAAGCTTGAAACCGCCAAGAAAATGGGTGAACCCTTTGGGCTTCAGATCGAAACCGAAGAGGATTTGCTCAAGCCGGAAATCAACGTGACGGTAGGTACAGCTTACTTGATTCGCCTGATTTCCAAGTACGGCAACTGGAAAGACGCCTTGATTGCATACAACTTAGGACATTCGGCGGTAGACCGAATGCTTCAATCGGGCAAGCCTTTGCCGACTAAATATTATGAGCATGTGATTTCAAAATATCGCAAGTTGACGGAGCTAGATTTTAAAACAAGCGACCAACAGCCTGTATATGACGACCAGTGGCAAATGGAATAG
- a CDS encoding HD domain-containing phosphohydrolase translates to MKNKIFAYKDAVGFENELFLFSKWYKEHGSPTMCFQIHSTILDPEKLKPVWDILERVFPETPWFGNSTSGNIVDCEQTVDISVSAIIFEKPSSKFKIVQYDFSRESVGGIAGQIVAETDKDPWVKAVEIYHCISPFSTTALCEGLDSLAPNIQVFGGIVCSPDITSPNSCVFSSVGGYTKSGLLVVFYGGDDLYIESRKISGWKPIGRNFHVTRSEGNILYELGGVPAYEVYNKYLNIKNDSNFFYNALEFPMLYEHNGVSIVRAAGASNPDGSLSMSSDIDEGSIVRLSYGEPQLIVEKIKAESEACEKFAPEVQHIFSCAARKAFWSQHEPTYEISPFKGLASSTGFFSHGEFLREKGHLNQHNITLVFASMREGPAVKHEHAPVEDIQEGMASRLPLAARMATFIRETSFELEQINSKLSVMNEHLQDVATTDALTGLENRLAFDEILKTISQEDAEAGTWTMVLMDVNGLKYANDTFGHQAGDALIVAAGNAIKSAYGATGNCFRIGGDEFAVVTRAPLDSLFVLYSNLQKCIEEYNKDALYHLSIAVGESRLRSDSGVRKSISDWKMEADLNMYRDKVRYHKPVENNENQNLKDLISCLITVEEAKDSYTAHHSDRVKAFSEQIARLLGLSEASVSLITHAAHLHDIGKMGISDSVLGKPGKLTDDEFSIIKQHPVIGAKILMQSNYTHELVQIVLHHHERYDGRGYPEGLKGEEIPIGARIIAIADSIDAMTSKRVYRDALSLDYCRNEIEKNLGVMYDPAIGKVVLDHWNEVADLLMKLQSGRPKIVNRTN, encoded by the coding sequence ATGAAGAACAAAATATTCGCGTATAAGGATGCAGTCGGGTTCGAAAACGAACTCTTCCTGTTTAGCAAGTGGTACAAGGAACATGGTTCCCCCACGATGTGCTTCCAAATCCATTCAACCATATTGGATCCCGAAAAACTGAAGCCCGTTTGGGATATTCTGGAACGCGTGTTCCCCGAGACGCCGTGGTTCGGTAACTCGACTAGCGGAAATATTGTGGACTGTGAACAGACGGTCGACATTTCTGTGTCCGCAATCATTTTCGAAAAACCCTCCAGCAAGTTCAAGATTGTGCAGTACGACTTTTCCAGGGAGTCTGTCGGTGGCATTGCAGGCCAGATCGTGGCTGAAACCGACAAGGATCCTTGGGTCAAGGCTGTAGAAATTTATCACTGCATTTCGCCCTTCTCGACGACGGCTCTTTGCGAAGGGCTTGACAGCCTTGCTCCGAACATTCAGGTTTTTGGCGGTATTGTTTGCTCTCCCGATATTACGAGCCCGAATTCCTGCGTGTTCTCGTCGGTGGGTGGCTATACGAAGTCCGGTCTTTTGGTCGTGTTCTACGGCGGTGACGATCTTTATATTGAATCTCGCAAGATTAGCGGCTGGAAACCCATTGGACGTAACTTCCACGTGACCCGTTCGGAGGGCAATATCCTTTATGAACTGGGCGGCGTTCCGGCCTACGAAGTTTATAACAAGTACTTGAACATCAAAAACGACAGCAATTTCTTCTACAACGCGCTTGAATTCCCTATGCTTTACGAGCATAATGGCGTTTCGATTGTGCGTGCGGCTGGTGCGAGTAATCCGGATGGTTCGCTCTCCATGTCTTCGGATATTGACGAGGGGTCCATTGTCCGGTTGTCGTATGGTGAACCGCAATTGATTGTGGAAAAGATTAAGGCTGAAAGTGAAGCGTGCGAAAAGTTTGCTCCCGAAGTGCAGCATATCTTCTCTTGCGCGGCCCGAAAGGCGTTCTGGTCCCAGCATGAACCGACTTACGAAATTTCTCCGTTCAAGGGCTTGGCTTCTAGCACCGGATTTTTCTCGCATGGCGAGTTCCTACGTGAAAAGGGCCACTTGAACCAGCACAACATTACGCTCGTATTTGCCTCGATGCGTGAAGGTCCTGCGGTAAAGCATGAACATGCACCTGTAGAAGATATCCAAGAGGGGATGGCTTCGCGTTTGCCGCTTGCGGCCCGTATGGCAACGTTCATTCGCGAAACTTCTTTTGAACTGGAACAGATTAACAGCAAGCTGAGCGTGATGAACGAACACTTGCAGGATGTCGCGACGACCGATGCCTTGACGGGGCTTGAAAACAGACTTGCCTTTGACGAGATCCTCAAGACCATTAGCCAGGAAGACGCTGAAGCTGGCACTTGGACGATGGTGTTGATGGACGTGAACGGCTTGAAGTACGCAAACGATACCTTTGGCCACCAGGCGGGCGATGCCCTGATTGTGGCGGCGGGAAACGCTATCAAGAGCGCTTACGGTGCAACCGGAAACTGCTTCAGAATTGGCGGTGACGAATTTGCCGTGGTGACGCGTGCTCCGCTGGATTCGTTGTTCGTGCTGTATAGCAACCTGCAGAAGTGCATCGAAGAATACAACAAGGACGCTTTGTACCACTTGTCCATTGCAGTGGGCGAAAGCCGCCTGCGTAGCGATTCTGGCGTTCGCAAGTCCATTAGTGACTGGAAGATGGAAGCCGACTTGAATATGTACCGCGACAAGGTGCGTTACCACAAACCGGTAGAAAATAACGAGAACCAGAATCTCAAGGACTTGATTTCTTGCTTGATTACGGTGGAAGAAGCGAAGGATTCCTATACGGCGCATCATTCGGACCGCGTGAAGGCGTTCTCTGAACAGATTGCAAGGTTACTTGGCCTTTCGGAAGCTTCTGTCTCGTTGATTACCCATGCCGCACATTTGCACGATATCGGCAAGATGGGTATTAGCGACAGTGTTCTTGGCAAGCCTGGTAAGCTGACGGATGATGAATTCTCGATCATTAAGCAACACCCGGTGATTGGCGCCAAGATTCTGATGCAGTCCAACTACACCCACGAACTGGTGCAGATAGTATTGCATCACCATGAACGTTACGATGGTCGCGGTTACCCCGAAGGCTTGAAGGGTGAAGAAATTCCTATCGGCGCCCGAATTATTGCAATTGCGGACTCCATTGACGCCATGACGAGCAAGCGCGTTTACCGCGACGCCTTGTCGCTGGATTACTGCCGCAATGAAATCGAGAAGAATTTGGGCGTGATGTACGACCCTGCCATTGGCAAGGTGGTTCTGGATCATTGGAACGAGGTCGCAGACTTGCTCATGAAACTGCAGAGCGGTCGCCCGAAAATCGTCAATCGCACCAATTAA